One Clavibacter zhangzhiyongii genomic region harbors:
- the serS gene encoding serine--tRNA ligase has product MIDPQTLRDHPDLVIASQELRGASVEVVDQAVAADSARRLAITEFEGLRAEQNAHGKLVAKADKADKPRLIAEVQELKARVTAAQERAQEAEAALDEAMRRIPNIVIDGVPAGGEDDWALVREVGEKPSFDFEARDHLEIGEILDAIDMGRGAKVSGARFHFLKGIGARLEIALMNFGLARALEAGLVPLITPTLVKPEIMAGTGYLGAHADEVYHLDDDDLYLTGTSEVALAGYHADEILDLAAGPVRYAGWSTCYRKEAGSYGKDTRGIIRVHQFQKLEMFSYVDPADAEAEHERLLAMQERMMQDLGLAYRVIDTAAGDLGSSAARKYDVEAWIPTQDAYRELTSTSNCTTFQARRLGTRFRGEDGRTSPVATLNGTLATTRWIVAILETHQQADGSVRVPEALRPYLGGLEVLEPATAKAAR; this is encoded by the coding sequence GTGATCGATCCGCAGACCCTCCGCGACCATCCCGACCTCGTCATCGCCTCGCAGGAGCTGCGCGGAGCCTCCGTGGAGGTGGTGGACCAGGCGGTCGCCGCCGACTCCGCGCGCCGCCTCGCGATCACCGAGTTCGAGGGCCTGCGCGCCGAGCAGAACGCGCACGGCAAGCTCGTCGCGAAGGCCGACAAGGCCGACAAGCCGCGCCTCATCGCCGAGGTGCAGGAGCTCAAGGCCCGCGTCACCGCCGCGCAGGAGCGGGCGCAGGAGGCCGAGGCCGCGCTCGACGAGGCCATGCGGCGGATCCCGAACATCGTCATCGACGGCGTGCCCGCCGGCGGCGAGGACGACTGGGCGCTCGTGCGCGAGGTCGGCGAGAAGCCCTCCTTCGACTTCGAGGCCCGCGATCACCTGGAGATCGGGGAGATCCTCGACGCCATCGACATGGGCCGCGGCGCCAAGGTCTCCGGCGCGCGCTTCCACTTCCTGAAGGGCATCGGCGCCCGGCTCGAGATCGCGCTCATGAACTTCGGGCTCGCCCGCGCGCTCGAGGCCGGCCTCGTGCCGCTCATCACGCCCACGCTCGTGAAGCCCGAGATCATGGCCGGCACCGGCTACCTCGGCGCCCACGCCGACGAGGTGTACCACCTCGACGACGACGACCTCTACCTCACGGGCACGAGCGAGGTGGCGCTCGCCGGGTACCACGCCGACGAGATCCTCGACCTCGCCGCGGGCCCCGTCCGCTACGCCGGCTGGTCGACCTGCTACCGCAAGGAGGCGGGCTCCTACGGCAAGGACACCCGCGGCATCATCCGCGTGCACCAGTTCCAGAAGCTCGAGATGTTCTCCTACGTCGACCCCGCCGACGCCGAGGCGGAGCACGAGCGCCTCCTCGCGATGCAGGAGCGCATGATGCAGGACCTGGGGCTCGCCTACCGCGTCATCGACACGGCCGCCGGCGACCTCGGGTCGAGCGCCGCCCGCAAGTACGACGTCGAGGCGTGGATCCCCACGCAGGACGCCTACCGCGAGCTCACCTCCACCTCGAACTGCACCACGTTCCAGGCGCGCCGCCTCGGCACGCGCTTCCGCGGCGAGGACGGCCGCACCTCGCCCGTCGCCACGCTCAACGGCACGCTCGCCACCACGCGGTGGATCGTCGCGATCCTCGAGACGCACCAGCAGGCCGACGGATCCGTCCGCGTCCCCGAGGCGCTCCGCCCGTACCTCGGCGGCCTCGAGGTGCTGGAGCCCGCCACGGCGAAGGCGGCGCGATGA
- a CDS encoding HAD family hydrolase, whose translation MTPRVTDADRLLVALDIDGTLLGEDGSLDESVIREVRRVEEIGHLVMPSTGRSVADTLPIVDRLGITPRYMVCSNGAITLERDADAPTGYSRVFVETFDPSDVLQRIRPHLASGRYAVEDEEGVYLYAGGDFPAGVLEANGRHVEFEELLHVPATRVVVISPGHDMEDFQDVVERMGLHRVSYSIGWTAWLDIAPDGVNKATAMERVRELHGIARTHVVAMGDGRNDIEMLEWAGEHGRGIAMGQAPAEVIAVASEVTGPITENGAAAILARL comes from the coding sequence ATGACCCCGCGCGTGACGGACGCCGACCGCCTCCTCGTCGCCCTCGACATCGACGGCACCCTCCTCGGCGAGGACGGCTCGCTCGACGAGTCCGTCATCCGCGAGGTGCGGCGCGTGGAGGAGATCGGGCACCTGGTCATGCCCTCCACCGGCCGGTCGGTCGCCGACACCCTGCCGATCGTCGACCGCCTCGGGATCACCCCGCGCTACATGGTCTGCTCGAACGGCGCCATCACGCTCGAGCGCGACGCCGACGCCCCCACGGGCTACTCGCGCGTGTTCGTCGAGACCTTCGACCCCTCCGACGTGCTGCAGCGGATCCGCCCCCACCTCGCGAGCGGCCGCTACGCCGTGGAGGACGAGGAGGGCGTGTACCTCTACGCCGGCGGCGACTTCCCAGCCGGGGTGCTCGAGGCCAACGGCCGCCACGTCGAGTTCGAGGAGCTCCTGCACGTGCCCGCGACGCGCGTCGTCGTCATCTCGCCCGGCCACGACATGGAGGACTTCCAGGACGTCGTGGAGCGCATGGGCCTGCACCGCGTGAGCTACTCCATCGGATGGACGGCGTGGCTCGACATCGCGCCCGACGGCGTGAACAAGGCCACCGCCATGGAGCGCGTGCGCGAGCTGCACGGCATCGCGCGCACGCACGTCGTCGCCATGGGGGACGGCCGGAACGACATCGAGATGCTGGAGTGGGCCGGCGAGCACGGCCGCGGGATCGCGATGGGCCAGGCGCCCGCCGAGGTCATCGCGGTCGCCAGCGAGGTCACCGGCCCCATCACCGAGAACGGCGCCGCCGCGATCCTCGCCCGCCTCTGA
- a CDS encoding LCP family protein: protein MSDAPLRPRRTATAPVIARHGRLPRPRAARTLLVGTAMALAVLLVSGFSVITIAAWDLNRSVQANTVDISDGTEQTTVGVGALDGGFNVLLAGSDTRQGQGDGYGKTDGALNDVNMVLHVSADHSQATVVSLPRDMVVPIPACERSDGSGTAPAMSAQPLNTALSDGGLPCVAKTVAQFTGLDIPYAALIEFNGVIEMSNAVGGVPVCLASPLKDKRTDLDLPAGVTPLQGKQALQFLRTRHAVGDGSDLARISNQQVFLSALVRTMKQSSTLSDPTRVYGLAKAAVDNMQRSTSLDYQTMASMALALKDIPLDQVRFLQYPGTTNGTGVYAGKVQPLKTDGDQVMQLLKADAPFEVKAGNTGLGAVAEKPSQPAATPAPSASSDATGGSAPAASSPTVLPEAVTGTDAGTVTCSKAFKG from the coding sequence ATGAGCGACGCGCCCCTGCGCCCCCGGCGAACCGCCACCGCCCCCGTCATCGCCCGCCACGGTCGGCTGCCGCGGCCCCGAGCAGCTCGCACGCTCCTCGTCGGCACGGCGATGGCCCTCGCGGTGCTCCTCGTCAGCGGCTTCTCCGTCATCACCATCGCCGCCTGGGACCTGAACAGGTCGGTCCAGGCCAACACCGTGGACATCAGCGACGGCACCGAGCAGACCACGGTGGGCGTCGGCGCGCTCGACGGCGGCTTCAACGTGCTGCTCGCCGGATCCGACACCCGCCAGGGCCAGGGCGACGGCTACGGCAAGACCGACGGCGCGCTCAACGACGTCAACATGGTGCTGCACGTCTCGGCCGACCACAGCCAGGCCACCGTCGTCAGCCTCCCGCGCGACATGGTCGTGCCCATCCCCGCGTGCGAGCGCTCCGACGGCTCGGGCACGGCACCCGCCATGTCCGCGCAGCCGCTCAACACCGCCCTCTCCGACGGCGGCCTCCCGTGCGTCGCCAAGACGGTCGCGCAGTTCACCGGTCTCGACATCCCCTACGCCGCGCTCATCGAGTTCAACGGCGTCATCGAGATGTCGAACGCGGTCGGCGGCGTCCCCGTCTGCCTCGCCAGCCCGCTCAAGGACAAGCGCACCGACCTCGACCTCCCCGCGGGCGTGACCCCGCTGCAGGGCAAGCAGGCCCTCCAGTTCCTCCGCACGCGCCACGCGGTCGGCGACGGCAGCGACCTCGCCCGCATCAGCAACCAGCAGGTGTTCCTCTCGGCGCTCGTGCGCACGATGAAGCAGTCGAGCACGCTGTCGGATCCCACGCGCGTCTACGGCCTCGCGAAGGCCGCGGTCGACAACATGCAGCGCTCCACCTCGCTCGACTACCAGACCATGGCGTCGATGGCGCTGGCGCTCAAGGACATCCCGCTCGACCAGGTGCGCTTCCTGCAGTACCCGGGCACGACGAACGGCACCGGCGTCTACGCGGGCAAGGTCCAGCCGCTGAAGACGGACGGCGACCAGGTCATGCAGCTGCTCAAGGCCGACGCGCCGTTCGAGGTCAAGGCGGGCAACACGGGGCTCGGCGCCGTGGCGGAGAAGCCGTCGCAGCCCGCGGCCACGCCCGCCCCCAGCGCGTCGTCCGACGCGACGGGCGGATCCGCTCCGGCCGCGTCGTCGCCGACCGTGCTGCCGGAGGCCGTCACCGGCACCGACGCGGGCACGGTCACGTGCTCGAAGGCGTTCAAGGGGTGA
- a CDS encoding LacI family DNA-binding transcriptional regulator — MSDTFPAATRQPGPDHGAGTTLGLIAREANVSIGTVSKVLNGRKGISPATRARVEELMERHGYSRRGAERPHGALIEIVLEVVDTGFSVDLLRGVSAVAREHALSVIVTEHGRDTALDGDWMAGVMQRRPMGLVLVFSDLAPAQKRQLRSRGIPFVVVDPAGSPAPDVPAVGSTNWEGGHAAGEHLLGLGHTRIGAISGPPHRLYSRARMSGFRSALEAEGSGVSLVEVEGDFGRTAGYRAGGEMLDDADRPTAIFAGNDEQALGLYEAARERGIRIPDDLSVLGYDDLPFARIVSPALSTVRQPVREMAEAAARMVLRIREGRSDEPTRLDLATALVVRGSTAAPAPADAVSPPE; from the coding sequence ATGAGCGACACGTTTCCCGCTGCGACGCGGCAGCCGGGCCCCGACCACGGCGCCGGCACCACCCTCGGCCTCATCGCGCGCGAGGCCAACGTGTCGATCGGCACGGTCAGCAAGGTCCTCAACGGACGCAAGGGCATCTCGCCCGCCACCCGCGCGCGCGTCGAGGAGCTCATGGAGCGGCACGGCTACAGCCGCCGCGGGGCCGAGCGGCCGCACGGCGCCCTCATCGAGATCGTGCTGGAGGTCGTCGACACGGGCTTCTCGGTCGACCTGCTGCGCGGCGTCTCGGCGGTCGCGCGCGAGCACGCGCTGAGCGTCATCGTCACGGAGCACGGGCGCGACACCGCGCTCGACGGCGACTGGATGGCGGGCGTCATGCAGCGCCGTCCCATGGGCCTCGTCCTCGTCTTCTCCGACCTCGCGCCCGCGCAGAAGCGGCAGCTGCGGAGCCGCGGCATCCCGTTCGTCGTGGTGGATCCGGCGGGGTCGCCGGCCCCGGACGTGCCGGCCGTCGGATCCACCAACTGGGAGGGCGGCCACGCCGCGGGGGAGCACCTGCTGGGGCTCGGGCACACGCGCATCGGCGCGATCAGCGGGCCGCCGCACCGGCTCTACTCGCGGGCGCGCATGTCGGGCTTCCGCAGCGCCCTCGAGGCGGAGGGATCCGGGGTCTCGCTCGTCGAGGTCGAGGGCGACTTCGGACGGACCGCGGGGTACCGCGCCGGCGGCGAGATGCTCGACGATGCCGATCGCCCCACCGCGATCTTCGCCGGCAACGACGAGCAGGCCCTCGGCCTGTACGAGGCGGCGCGCGAGCGCGGGATCCGGATCCCCGACGACCTCTCCGTCCTCGGCTACGACGACCTGCCGTTCGCGCGCATCGTCTCGCCTGCGCTCAGCACCGTGCGGCAGCCCGTGCGCGAGATGGCGGAGGCGGCGGCGCGCATGGTGCTCCGGATCCGCGAGGGCCGGAGCGACGAGCCGACCCGGCTCGACCTCGCGACCGCGCTCGTGGTGCGCGGGAGCACCGCAGCGCCCGCGCCCGCGGACGCGGTATCGCCGCCCGAGTGA
- a CDS encoding ThuA domain-containing protein, with protein sequence MSAARKALVVRGGWDGHMPVETTGLFIPFLEENGFEVRVEEGSAVYADADVMAATDLIVQANTMTTIEPEEMAGLRAAVIAGTGMAGWHGGIADSYRNTADYLHMIGGQFAHHAGKDPAERTGEQSDNYIPYTVEMTELGRTHEITQGIADFDLVTEQYWVLSDEYNDVLATTTQSVRPWDPWHRPVTAPAIWTRQWGEGRIFVSAPGHRIEVVEDPNVRTIIERGLLWAAR encoded by the coding sequence GTGAGCGCCGCCCGGAAGGCGCTCGTCGTCCGCGGGGGCTGGGACGGCCACATGCCCGTGGAGACCACGGGCCTGTTCATCCCGTTCCTCGAGGAGAACGGCTTCGAGGTCCGCGTCGAGGAGGGATCGGCCGTCTACGCCGACGCCGACGTCATGGCCGCCACCGACCTGATCGTGCAGGCCAACACCATGACGACGATCGAGCCCGAGGAGATGGCCGGCCTCCGCGCCGCCGTCATCGCCGGCACCGGCATGGCCGGCTGGCACGGCGGCATCGCCGACTCCTACCGGAACACCGCCGACTACCTGCACATGATCGGCGGCCAGTTCGCCCACCACGCGGGCAAGGACCCGGCCGAGCGCACGGGCGAGCAGTCCGACAACTACATCCCGTACACGGTCGAGATGACCGAGCTCGGGCGCACGCACGAGATCACGCAGGGCATCGCCGACTTCGACCTCGTGACCGAGCAGTACTGGGTCCTCAGCGACGAGTACAACGACGTGCTCGCGACCACCACCCAGAGCGTGCGGCCGTGGGATCCGTGGCACCGCCCGGTCACCGCGCCCGCCATCTGGACCCGCCAGTGGGGCGAGGGGCGCATCTTCGTCTCCGCCCCCGGCCACCGCATCGAGGTCGTCGAGGACCCGAACGTCCGCACCATCATCGAGAGGGGCCTCCTGTGGGCGGCACGCTGA
- a CDS encoding Gfo/Idh/MocA family protein, with product MTLGIIGVGKISEQYFAAFEGLPGVRLVAVADLDLDRARTVAEAQGVDALSVDDLIADPRIDAVLNLTIPAAHAEVDLRVLEAGKHVYGEKPLALSPAEAEPILRLAEEKGLRVGSAPDTVLGTGIQTARAVLDAGTIGKPVAANAFWGAPGHELWHPAPAFYYQPGAGPLFDMGPYYLTALVTLLGPVVRVQGASVRSDRVRSAASDPEAREIPVTVDTHVSAVLTHASGAVSTVTMSFDIWASRIPNIEVYGTAGTLSVPDPNHFSGAVQVSTAEQREWTDVEPNAGFVDAGRGCGLAEMADAIRRGVPHRASGELAFHVLEVMDAILDPAATGEIRSTVERPEAVPLGQPGRSGD from the coding sequence ATGACCCTCGGGATCATCGGCGTCGGGAAGATCAGCGAGCAGTACTTCGCGGCCTTCGAGGGCCTGCCGGGCGTGCGCCTCGTGGCGGTCGCCGACCTCGACCTCGACCGCGCGCGCACGGTCGCCGAGGCGCAGGGCGTGGACGCGCTGAGCGTCGACGACCTCATCGCCGACCCGCGCATCGACGCGGTGCTGAACCTCACGATCCCCGCCGCGCACGCCGAGGTCGACCTCCGCGTGCTCGAGGCGGGCAAGCACGTCTACGGCGAGAAGCCGCTCGCGTTGAGCCCCGCCGAGGCCGAGCCGATCCTCCGGCTGGCCGAGGAGAAGGGCCTCCGCGTCGGATCCGCGCCGGACACCGTGCTCGGCACCGGGATCCAGACCGCGCGCGCCGTGCTCGACGCCGGCACCATCGGCAAGCCCGTCGCCGCGAACGCCTTCTGGGGCGCGCCCGGCCACGAGCTCTGGCACCCGGCCCCCGCGTTCTACTACCAGCCGGGCGCCGGCCCGCTGTTCGACATGGGGCCGTACTACCTCACGGCGCTCGTGACGCTGCTCGGCCCGGTCGTCCGGGTCCAGGGCGCGTCGGTCCGCTCCGACCGCGTGCGCTCGGCGGCCTCCGACCCCGAGGCGCGCGAGATCCCCGTCACCGTCGACACGCACGTGAGCGCCGTGCTCACCCACGCGTCGGGCGCGGTCTCCACCGTCACGATGAGCTTCGACATCTGGGCGTCGCGGATCCCGAACATCGAGGTGTACGGCACGGCCGGCACGCTCTCGGTGCCGGACCCGAACCACTTCTCCGGAGCCGTGCAGGTCTCGACGGCCGAGCAGCGCGAGTGGACGGACGTGGAGCCGAACGCCGGCTTCGTCGACGCGGGGCGCGGCTGCGGCCTCGCCGAGATGGCCGACGCCATCCGCCGCGGGGTGCCGCACCGGGCGTCCGGCGAGCTCGCGTTCCACGTGCTCGAGGTGATGGACGCGATCCTCGACCCGGCCGCGACGGGCGAGATCCGGAGCACCGTGGAGCGTCCGGAGGCCGTCCCGCTGGGCCAGCCGGGGCGCTCCGGCGACTGA
- a CDS encoding alpha-amylase family protein, producing MASWTDHVVWWHVYPLGFTGAPQTRDDLAGPDGGAPAQPDQVPAHRLERLRAWLPYLVDLGANGLLLGPVFDSETHGYDTRDHLRVDPRLGDDADLEALVADASARGVRVLLDGVFNHVGRSHPRFVQAVADGPGSEAASWFRWDGAGEPVGFEGHGALVTLDHDSEAVRAHVADVMIHWLDRGIAGWRLDAAYAVPASFWAAVLPRVRERHPDAWFVGEMIHGDYAGYAAESTIDSITAYELWKSIRNSIAERNLFELDWTLTRHAELLPSFTPQTFVGNHDVTRIASAVDPRHLEHAVALLLLLPGIPSIYAGDELGLTGVKEDRAGGDDAVRPEHPASPDDLPDDADADRIRRLHQELVGLRRRHAWLVDARTETSGLTNTALTVTLRPSGSGAAGGVAPGSPDALRLVLNLGDEPVGITGPHDRVEAGTVGGDGRVPGHAWAVLAGA from the coding sequence TTGGCATCCTGGACCGACCACGTCGTGTGGTGGCACGTCTACCCGCTCGGCTTCACGGGCGCCCCGCAGACCCGCGACGACCTCGCCGGACCCGACGGCGGCGCCCCCGCGCAGCCCGACCAGGTGCCCGCCCACCGCCTCGAACGCCTCCGCGCATGGCTCCCCTACCTCGTCGACCTCGGCGCGAACGGCCTGCTGCTCGGCCCCGTCTTCGACTCGGAGACCCACGGCTACGACACACGCGACCACCTCCGCGTCGACCCGCGGCTCGGCGACGACGCCGACCTCGAGGCGCTGGTGGCCGACGCTTCCGCACGCGGCGTGCGCGTGCTCCTCGACGGCGTCTTCAACCACGTCGGCCGCAGCCACCCGCGCTTCGTGCAGGCGGTCGCGGACGGACCCGGATCCGAGGCCGCGTCTTGGTTCCGCTGGGACGGCGCCGGCGAGCCCGTCGGCTTCGAGGGCCACGGAGCCCTCGTCACGCTCGACCACGACTCCGAGGCCGTACGGGCCCACGTCGCCGACGTGATGATCCACTGGCTCGACCGCGGCATCGCCGGCTGGCGCCTCGACGCCGCGTACGCCGTGCCCGCCTCGTTCTGGGCGGCCGTGCTCCCGCGCGTGCGCGAGCGCCACCCCGACGCGTGGTTCGTCGGCGAGATGATCCACGGCGACTACGCGGGCTACGCCGCCGAGTCGACCATCGACTCGATCACGGCCTACGAGCTGTGGAAGTCGATCCGCAACTCCATCGCCGAGCGCAACCTCTTCGAGCTCGACTGGACCCTCACCCGGCACGCCGAGCTGCTGCCGTCCTTCACGCCGCAGACTTTCGTCGGGAACCACGACGTGACGCGCATCGCCTCGGCGGTGGATCCGCGCCACCTCGAGCACGCCGTCGCCCTGCTCCTGCTGCTCCCCGGCATCCCGTCGATCTACGCGGGCGACGAGCTCGGCCTCACCGGCGTGAAGGAGGACCGCGCGGGCGGCGACGACGCCGTGCGCCCCGAGCACCCGGCCTCGCCCGACGACCTCCCCGACGACGCGGACGCCGACCGGATCCGTCGCCTCCACCAGGAGCTCGTCGGCCTCCGCCGCCGGCACGCGTGGCTCGTCGACGCGCGGACGGAGACGTCGGGCCTCACGAACACCGCCCTCACCGTCACGCTGCGGCCCTCGGGGTCGGGCGCCGCGGGCGGCGTCGCGCCCGGATCCCCGGACGCGCTGCGGCTCGTGCTCAACCTCGGCGACGAGCCCGTGGGGATCACGGGACCCCACGACCGCGTCGAGGCGGGGACCGTCGGGGGCGACGGGCGCGTGCCCGGCCACGCCTGGGCGGTGCTGGCGGGCGCCTAG
- a CDS encoding response regulator transcription factor, whose amino-acid sequence MSALLDHGRPAPGTGTEAGLARLTAREGEILVLVARGLSNAEIAGRLFLAPTTVKTHVSRTLDKLGVRDRLHATIWAYENHVVEPLATTR is encoded by the coding sequence GTGAGCGCGCTCCTCGACCACGGCCGCCCCGCCCCCGGTACCGGCACGGAGGCCGGGCTCGCGCGGCTGACGGCCCGCGAGGGGGAGATCCTGGTGCTCGTGGCGCGCGGCCTCTCGAACGCGGAGATCGCCGGCCGGCTGTTCCTCGCGCCCACGACGGTGAAGACGCACGTCAGCCGCACGCTCGACAAGCTCGGCGTACGCGACCGCCTGCACGCCACGATCTGGGCCTACGAGAACCACGTGGTGGAGCCGCTCGCGACGACGCGCTGA
- a CDS encoding PadR family transcriptional regulator: MDTTQLLKGALDTAVLAVVQHDDGYGYDIVRRLRDAGLGDVGDASVYGTLRRLYAAGALSSYVVPSEGGPHRKYYAINPEGRELLAGQRATWAAFATAMSGLLGEAAAHAHRTRKAGGAGEGAAPAPVNVRTIGDKP; encoded by the coding sequence ATGGACACCACGCAGCTCCTCAAGGGAGCGCTCGACACGGCGGTGCTCGCCGTGGTGCAGCACGACGACGGGTACGGCTACGACATCGTGCGGCGCCTGCGCGACGCCGGCCTCGGCGACGTCGGCGACGCCTCCGTGTACGGGACCCTCCGCCGCCTCTACGCGGCCGGCGCGCTCTCGAGCTACGTGGTGCCGTCGGAGGGCGGGCCGCACCGCAAGTACTACGCGATCAACCCCGAGGGCCGCGAGCTGCTCGCCGGCCAGCGCGCCACCTGGGCCGCCTTCGCCACGGCCATGAGCGGCCTCCTCGGCGAGGCGGCCGCGCACGCCCACCGCACCCGGAAGGCCGGCGGCGCCGGCGAGGGCGCCGCACCCGCACCCGTGAACGTCCGCACGATCGGAGACAAGCCGTGA
- a CDS encoding DUF6412 domain-containing protein: MPIALEALGRVLALLGDVVLGGAGVSPAILLAALLGAASVAAAVALLRIAAARGLLGSAAPPLRPDEEADLPVLVSSSDPDADGHERSRAPGRPVQVVVPAPLAAA; encoded by the coding sequence ATGCCCATCGCGCTGGAGGCCCTCGGCCGCGTGCTCGCCCTCCTCGGCGACGTCGTGCTCGGCGGCGCGGGCGTCTCGCCCGCGATCCTCCTCGCGGCCCTCCTCGGCGCCGCCTCCGTGGCCGCGGCCGTCGCGCTCCTGCGGATCGCCGCCGCGCGCGGGCTCCTCGGATCCGCCGCGCCGCCGCTGCGTCCGGACGAGGAGGCGGACCTCCCGGTGCTCGTCTCGTCGAGCGACCCGGACGCCGACGGCCACGAGCGCTCCCGGGCCCCGGGCCGCCCGGTGCAGGTCGTCGTGCCTGCGCCGCTCGCGGCCGCCTGA
- a CDS encoding YidC/Oxa1 family membrane protein insertase — protein sequence MDPTSIAPVRAVLDGLSQLVVGLADLIHPLAGASATGAAVILLTLGVRALLLPVGIAQVRAEVQRRRLAPALAELRRRHAGQPERLSRATQELYAREGASPLAGCLPTLAQAPVLAAVYALFVHARIGGEANALLAAPFAGVPLGTSALATAGLGPGALAVAVVVLGLLAAVVEVRRRADLRFHGAVPSADPALPGMAATMRVLPFVTVVFAAVAPLAAALHLLASAAWTLLERAALRRILGREGSGGTASA from the coding sequence GTGGACCCCACATCGATCGCCCCCGTCCGAGCCGTGCTCGACGGCCTGTCCCAGCTCGTCGTCGGCCTGGCCGACCTGATCCACCCGCTCGCCGGCGCCTCCGCCACCGGCGCGGCCGTCATCCTCCTGACCCTCGGCGTGCGAGCCCTGCTCCTGCCGGTCGGGATCGCGCAGGTGCGCGCGGAGGTCCAGCGCCGCCGCCTCGCGCCCGCGCTCGCCGAGCTCCGCCGCCGGCACGCGGGGCAGCCCGAGCGGCTGTCCCGTGCGACGCAGGAGCTCTACGCGCGGGAGGGCGCGTCGCCGCTCGCCGGGTGCCTCCCGACGCTCGCGCAGGCGCCCGTGCTCGCGGCCGTCTACGCCCTCTTCGTGCATGCGCGCATCGGCGGCGAGGCGAACGCGCTGCTCGCCGCGCCCTTCGCCGGGGTGCCGCTCGGCACGAGCGCGCTCGCGACGGCGGGGCTCGGGCCCGGGGCGCTCGCCGTCGCCGTCGTCGTGCTCGGGCTGCTGGCGGCGGTCGTGGAGGTGCGCCGACGCGCGGACCTGCGGTTCCACGGTGCGGTGCCGTCCGCGGATCCCGCGCTGCCCGGCATGGCCGCGACGATGCGCGTGCTGCCCTTCGTCACGGTCGTGTTCGCCGCCGTCGCGCCCCTCGCCGCCGCCCTCCACCTGCTGGCGAGCGCGGCGTGGACGCTCCTCGAGCGCGCGGCGCTGCGGCGGATCCTCGGCCGGGAGGGCTCCGGCGGGACGGCGTCCGCGTGA
- a CDS encoding metal-dependent hydrolase codes for MTSTPAGAVALPPTRVTYPAGSVASTGTVLRVDRRDDGTLAVVLDETACHPVDAAWPDQPADRAVLRVRGAAVEVLDCEVGAVGAAADPAGGEAELHVGAGVPVKKGADGWSFVAVHLVPGDADVRTGDVAEVAVDPEHRRALSAGHTGCHLASLALDRALADAWSKDVPRDALGAPGFDALAIDTSRIGPWSSVDVYRLGKSLRKKGFVPAALLDHLDEVRARVDATLAEWIASGAAARIEREGDLLTSRRSWVCELPDGTARIPCGGTHLAGLDELASVRVDLEVEEADGAVVVRMRTTCVPA; via the coding sequence ATGACCTCCACCCCCGCGGGCGCCGTCGCCCTGCCGCCCACGCGCGTGACCTACCCGGCGGGATCCGTCGCCTCCACCGGCACGGTCCTCCGCGTCGACCGCCGAGACGACGGCACGCTCGCCGTCGTCCTCGACGAGACCGCCTGCCACCCCGTCGACGCGGCCTGGCCCGACCAGCCCGCCGACCGGGCCGTGCTCCGGGTCCGGGGCGCCGCGGTCGAGGTGCTCGACTGCGAGGTCGGCGCGGTCGGCGCGGCGGCGGATCCCGCGGGCGGCGAGGCCGAGCTCCACGTCGGCGCCGGGGTCCCGGTCAAGAAGGGCGCGGACGGCTGGTCGTTCGTGGCCGTGCACCTCGTGCCGGGCGACGCCGACGTGCGGACGGGCGACGTCGCCGAGGTCGCGGTGGATCCCGAGCACCGCCGGGCCCTGAGCGCCGGCCACACGGGCTGCCACCTCGCCTCCCTCGCGCTCGACCGAGCGCTGGCCGACGCCTGGAGCAAGGACGTGCCGCGCGACGCGCTGGGCGCGCCCGGCTTCGACGCGCTCGCCATCGACACGTCGCGCATCGGCCCGTGGTCGTCGGTCGACGTCTACCGCCTCGGCAAGTCGCTCCGGAAGAAGGGCTTCGTGCCCGCCGCGCTCCTCGACCACCTCGACGAGGTGCGCGCCCGCGTCGACGCCACGCTCGCCGAGTGGATCGCCTCCGGCGCCGCCGCGCGGATCGAGCGCGAGGGCGACCTCCTCACCTCGCGCCGCTCCTGGGTGTGCGAGCTGCCCGACGGCACCGCGCGCATCCCGTGCGGCGGCACGCACCTCGCTGGCCTCGACGAGCTCGCCTCCGTGCGCGTCGACCTCGAGGTCGAGGAGGCCGACGGCGCGGTCGTCGTGCGCATGCGCACCACCTGCGTCCCCGCCTGA